A stretch of Nonomuraea africana DNA encodes these proteins:
- the selB gene encoding selenocysteine-specific translation elongation factor: protein MQVIATAGHVDHGKSTLVRALTGMEPDRWAEERRRGMTIDLGFAWTTLGSGERIAFVDVPGHERFVTNMLAGVGPCPAVMVVVAADEGWQAQSAEHLAALDALGVRHGLLVVTRADLADPEPALVQARNHLEKTGLAGIDSVVVSGRTGQGLAELEAALARLAAAIPEPDTEGAVRLWIDRVFTITGAGTVVTGTLSGGSLRVGDELDAGGHLVRVRGLQTLGEKAEQVSATARVAVNLRGVDRDDLSRGTALLTPGAWMPAQVIDVRLDPDGNQRREAVLHVGSAAVPVRLRALGAGTARLTLARPLPLRTGDRGLLRDPGRREIVTGLRVLDIRPAPLRRRGAAAARAAALDEVDLPDSAALLRWHGLLTGAELAAMGCPPGGAPVVGDWYADPAHWSSLGGRLADQVSRRPPLDPGITVDAAAQLLGLPDRRLAEALVAPPLVLEAGRILPAGRSLPPPIAEAVAELAAELAERPFHAPTAERLAELGLTGKALAAALRAGALTSIGKNVVLLPDALDRAAEMLARLPSPFTVSDARVALDTSRRVAVPLLESLDARGITRRTDNELRTCRPHD, encoded by the coding sequence GTGCAGGTGATCGCCACGGCCGGCCACGTGGACCACGGCAAGTCGACGCTGGTCAGGGCGCTGACCGGGATGGAGCCTGACCGGTGGGCCGAGGAACGCCGCCGCGGCATGACCATCGACCTCGGGTTCGCGTGGACCACGCTCGGGTCGGGTGAGCGGATCGCGTTCGTCGACGTTCCCGGGCACGAGCGCTTCGTCACCAACATGCTGGCCGGGGTGGGGCCGTGCCCGGCGGTGATGGTCGTCGTCGCGGCCGACGAGGGCTGGCAGGCCCAGTCGGCCGAGCACCTGGCCGCCCTCGACGCCCTCGGCGTACGGCACGGGCTGCTGGTCGTCACCAGAGCCGACCTCGCCGACCCCGAACCCGCCCTGGTCCAGGCCCGCAACCACCTCGAGAAGACCGGCCTGGCCGGGATCGACTCCGTCGTCGTCAGCGGGCGGACCGGGCAGGGGCTGGCCGAGCTGGAGGCCGCCCTGGCGCGTCTTGCCGCCGCGATTCCCGAGCCGGACACGGAGGGAGCGGTCCGGCTGTGGATCGACCGGGTGTTCACCATCACGGGCGCGGGGACCGTCGTCACCGGAACCCTGTCAGGTGGCAGCCTGCGCGTCGGCGACGAGCTGGACGCCGGCGGGCACCTGGTCAGGGTCCGCGGGCTCCAGACGCTCGGCGAGAAGGCGGAGCAGGTCTCGGCGACCGCGCGCGTCGCGGTCAACCTCCGGGGCGTCGACCGTGACGACCTGTCGCGCGGCACGGCACTGCTGACGCCGGGCGCCTGGATGCCGGCCCAGGTCATCGACGTACGGCTGGATCCGGACGGCAACCAGCGGCGGGAAGCGGTCCTCCACGTCGGCTCGGCCGCCGTTCCCGTGAGGCTGCGTGCTCTCGGCGCCGGCACCGCCAGGCTCACCCTCGCCCGTCCCCTGCCGCTCAGGACTGGTGATCGGGGCCTGCTGCGCGACCCTGGCCGCCGCGAGATCGTCACCGGACTGCGTGTGCTGGACATCCGTCCCGCTCCGCTGCGCCGACGGGGCGCCGCGGCCGCCAGGGCCGCCGCACTCGACGAGGTGGACCTGCCCGACTCCGCGGCCCTGCTGCGCTGGCACGGCCTGCTGACGGGAGCCGAGCTCGCCGCGATGGGCTGCCCACCCGGCGGCGCCCCTGTGGTCGGTGACTGGTACGCCGATCCCGCGCACTGGTCGTCCCTGGGCGGCCGTCTCGCCGACCAGGTCTCGCGGCGGCCTCCGCTCGATCCCGGGATCACCGTGGACGCCGCCGCCCAGCTGCTCGGCCTGCCCGACCGCAGGCTCGCCGAGGCGCTCGTCGCGCCACCCCTGGTGCTCGAAGCCGGACGGATCCTTCCCGCGGGACGGTCGCTGCCTCCCCCGATCGCCGAGGCGGTCGCCGAGCTGGCCGCCGAGCTGGCCGAACGCCCCTTCCACGCGCCCACAGCCGAGCGCCTGGCCGAGCTCGGCCTGACGGGCAAGGCGCTGGCGGCCGCGTTGCGGGCGGGCGCCCTGACGTCGATCGGGAAGAACGTCGTCCTGCTGCCCGACGCGCTGGACAGGGCGGCCGAGATGCTGGCTCGACTGCCATCGCCCTTCACCGTCAGCGACGCGCGGGTCGCCCTGGACACCAGCCGCCGCGTCGCCGTACCCCTCTTGGAGTCCCTCGATGCCCGAGGAATCACCCGGCGTACCGACAACGAGCTCCGGACCTGCCGTCCCCATGACTGA
- a CDS encoding rhodanese-like domain-containing protein — MTDVDRLLAEARADLCRLRPAEAWAAVSRGAVIVDTRPEFQRRAAGEIPGAIVIERNHLEWRLDPTCDSRIPEATSHDIPWIVICAEGYSSSLAAAELRRLGLRHATDVIGGLDAWIQDGLPVVHPARPTAPRGPGDGAAADPWLSTALG; from the coding sequence ATGACTGACGTCGACCGGCTGCTGGCGGAGGCCCGCGCGGACCTGTGCCGCCTGCGCCCCGCCGAGGCGTGGGCGGCGGTGAGCCGCGGTGCGGTGATCGTCGACACCAGGCCCGAGTTCCAGCGCCGGGCCGCAGGGGAGATCCCCGGCGCCATCGTCATCGAACGCAACCATCTGGAGTGGCGGCTCGACCCCACCTGCGACTCCCGCATCCCCGAGGCCACCTCCCACGACATCCCCTGGATCGTGATCTGCGCCGAGGGTTACTCCTCCTCTCTGGCGGCGGCGGAGCTGCGCCGGCTCGGCCTGCGCCACGCCACCGATGTCATCGGCGGACTCGACGCGTGGATTCAGGATGGCCTGCCGGTGGTTCACCCCGCCCGGCCCACGGCGCCACGCGGCCCGGGCGACGGGGCGGCCGCGGACCCATGGTTGTCGACGGCGCTGGGTTAG
- a CDS encoding TetR/AcrR family transcriptional regulator, with product MPLPRFYRLPADRRESILRVARAHFARDGLDRASYNKIIAELGISKTSAYQYFDGKEDLFAGVIEDVHARVLQALGDWRNASSAEQFWQRLREASDRLVAHGLAHPEDLALLNASTAQDPAPWLAPVLDNGRALGVIRADVDRELMLAATAAVLRAADVWLAVRLREGASVPDVTWSLIEGLWRKPDES from the coding sequence ATGCCGCTTCCGCGTTTCTACCGGCTGCCCGCCGATCGGCGGGAGTCGATCCTGCGGGTGGCCCGTGCGCACTTCGCCCGGGACGGCCTCGACCGCGCCTCCTATAACAAGATCATCGCGGAGCTCGGGATCTCCAAAACCTCCGCCTACCAGTACTTCGACGGCAAGGAGGACCTGTTCGCGGGGGTGATCGAGGATGTGCACGCGCGGGTGCTCCAAGCGCTCGGGGACTGGCGGAACGCGAGCTCGGCCGAGCAGTTCTGGCAGCGGCTGCGCGAGGCGTCCGACCGGCTGGTGGCGCACGGGCTGGCGCATCCCGAGGACCTGGCACTGCTCAACGCGAGCACGGCCCAGGACCCCGCACCCTGGCTGGCCCCCGTGCTCGACAACGGGCGGGCACTCGGCGTGATCAGGGCCGACGTGGACCGCGAGCTCATGCTCGCCGCGACCGCCGCCGTCCTGCGCGCCGCCGACGTCTGGCTGGCCGTACGGCTCCGCGAAGGCGCAAGTGTCCCTGACGTGACGTGGAGTCTGATCGAAGGACTGTGGAGGAAGCCCGATGAGAGCTGA